A window of Vibrio ishigakensis contains these coding sequences:
- a CDS encoding DUF2058 domain-containing protein, with amino-acid sequence MAKLTLQEQMLKAGLVNEKKLKKAKKGAKKSRVQAREAKVAAEENRIAQQERDKKINQEREQQRLAKELKAQVKQLIDMNRIDISKGEIKYNFTDGTLVKALYVEELIRTQLSKGILSVARDGEGYAVIPTVVAEKIATRVPEAVVATAEPTEETVDEDDPYKDFVVPDDLMW; translated from the coding sequence ATGGCAAAACTGACCCTTCAGGAGCAGATGCTCAAAGCTGGCCTAGTTAACGAGAAAAAGCTAAAGAAAGCGAAGAAAGGCGCGAAGAAATCTCGCGTTCAAGCTCGTGAAGCTAAGGTAGCAGCCGAAGAGAATCGTATCGCTCAGCAAGAGCGTGATAAAAAGATCAACCAAGAGCGTGAGCAGCAGCGCCTAGCCAAAGAGCTCAAGGCTCAGGTAAAACAGCTTATCGATATGAACCGTATCGATATTTCAAAAGGTGAGATCAAATACAACTTTACCGATGGCACTCTAGTAAAAGCGCTATACGTGGAAGAGCTGATCCGTACTCAGCTATCAAAGGGCATCTTAAGTGTGGCTCGTGATGGTGAAGGATACGCAGTTATCCCGACTGTGGTTGCAGAGAAGATTGCTACCCGTGTTCCAGAAGCTGTGGTTGCGACCGCTGAACCTACCGAAGAAACGGTAGACGAGGACGACCCGTACAAAGACTTCGTCGTACCAGACGATCTAATGTGGTGA
- the guaA gene encoding glutamine-hydrolyzing GMP synthase translates to MTKNIHDQRILILDFGSQYTQLVARRVREIGVYCELWSWDVEEADIREFNPDGIILSGGPESVTEANSPRAPQYVFDSGVPVLGVCYGMQTMAEQLGGKVAGSDEREFGYAQVKVVEDSSIFHNIEDAIAEDGNALLDVWMSHGDKVVEIPADFTKIAETDTCPYAAMANEEKKYYGVQFHPEVTHTRQGTRMLENFVLNVCGCEKLWTSQSIIDDAVARIKEQVGDDEVILGLSGGVDSSVVAMLVHRAIGDKLTCVFVDNGLLRLNEGEQVMEMFGDHFGLNIIKVDAEERFLKALEGKSDPEDKRKTIGHVFVDVFDEESKKLENAKWLAQGTIYPDVIESAASKTGKAHVIKSHHNVGGLPDDMEMGLVEPLRELFKDEVRKIGLELGLPYNMLYRHPFPGPGLGVRVLGEIKKEYCDLLRRADAIFIEELHAADLYHKVSQAFTVFLPVRSVGVMGDGRKYDWVVSLRAVETIDFMTAHWAHLPYDFLGKVSNRIINEVDGISRVVYDISGKPPATIEWE, encoded by the coding sequence ATGACTAAAAATATCCACGATCAGCGTATTCTGATTCTAGATTTCGGTTCTCAGTACACTCAGCTTGTAGCTCGTCGTGTGCGTGAAATCGGTGTTTACTGTGAGCTTTGGAGCTGGGATGTAGAAGAAGCTGATATTCGTGAATTTAATCCAGATGGCATCATCCTATCTGGTGGTCCAGAGAGCGTAACGGAAGCGAACTCTCCACGTGCACCTCAATACGTATTCGATTCAGGCGTGCCAGTTCTTGGTGTGTGCTACGGCATGCAGACCATGGCTGAGCAATTGGGCGGCAAGGTTGCTGGTTCTGATGAGCGTGAATTCGGTTATGCACAGGTTAAAGTGGTTGAAGATTCTTCTATCTTCCACAACATCGAAGATGCTATCGCTGAAGATGGTAACGCCCTTCTAGACGTTTGGATGAGCCACGGTGACAAGGTTGTTGAGATCCCAGCAGACTTCACCAAGATCGCTGAAACCGACACTTGCCCATACGCTGCTATGGCAAACGAAGAGAAGAAATACTACGGCGTGCAGTTCCACCCTGAGGTGACGCACACTCGCCAAGGTACTCGCATGCTTGAGAACTTCGTTCTTAATGTGTGTGGTTGTGAAAAGCTTTGGACTTCTCAATCTATTATCGATGATGCTGTTGCTCGTATCAAAGAACAAGTGGGCGATGATGAAGTAATCCTTGGTCTATCAGGTGGTGTTGATTCATCTGTAGTGGCTATGCTGGTTCACCGTGCAATCGGTGACAAGCTGACCTGTGTATTCGTAGACAACGGTCTACTGCGTCTAAACGAAGGCGAGCAGGTAATGGAGATGTTTGGTGACCACTTCGGTCTGAATATCATCAAGGTTGATGCTGAAGAGCGTTTCCTAAAAGCACTTGAAGGTAAATCTGATCCAGAAGACAAGCGTAAGACTATTGGTCATGTATTCGTAGACGTATTCGACGAAGAGTCGAAGAAGCTTGAGAATGCTAAGTGGCTAGCGCAGGGTACTATCTACCCAGACGTTATCGAGTCAGCCGCATCTAAGACAGGTAAGGCACACGTAATCAAGTCTCACCATAACGTTGGCGGTCTGCCAGACGATATGGAAATGGGTCTTGTTGAGCCACTACGCGAGCTATTCAAAGATGAAGTTCGTAAGATCGGTCTAGAGCTAGGTCTTCCATACAACATGCTTTATCGCCACCCGTTCCCAGGTCCAGGCCTAGGTGTACGTGTACTTGGCGAGATCAAGAAAGAGTACTGTGACCTGCTACGTCGTGCGGATGCTATCTTCATTGAAGAGCTTCACGCTGCAGACCTTTACCACAAGGTATCTCAAGCGTTCACTGTATTCCTACCAGTTCGCTCTGTAGGTGTAATGGGCGATGGCCGTAAGTACGATTGGGTTGTATCTCTGCGTGCAGTTGAGACTATCGACTTTATGACTGCTCACTGGGCACATCTACCTTATGACTTCCTAGGTAAGGTTTCGAACCGTATTATTAACGAAGTTGATGGTATCTCTCGCGTAGTTTACGACATCTCAGGTAAGCCGCCAGCGACCATCGAGTGGGAGTAA
- the guaB gene encoding IMP dehydrogenase: protein MLRIAKEALTFDDVLLVPAHSTVLPNTADLRTRLTKNINLNIPMISASMDTVTEARLAIALAQEGGIGFIHKNMSIEAQAEMVRQVKIFEAGIVSDPVTVRPEMSIEEVLKLTEKHGFAGFPVVTDGQELVGIITGRDIRFVTDLSKTVQEVMTSKENLAAVKEGASPEEVQEKMHEARVEKVLVVNDDFQLRGMITAKDFHKAERKPNACKDERGRLRVGAAVGAGAGNEERVAALVEAGVDVLLIDSSHGHSEGVLNRIRETRAAYPDLEIIGGNVATGAGARALIEAGVSAVKVGIGPGSICTTRIVTGVGVPQVTAIADAAEVAAEFDIPVIADGGIRFSGDICKAIVAGASCVMVGSMFAGTEEAPGEVILYQGRSYKAYRGMGSLGAMSQGSSDRYFQTDNAADKLVPEGIEGRIAYKGRLKEIVHQQMGGLRSSMGLTGSATIEDMRTKAEFVRISGAGLNESHVHDVQITKEAPNYRLG, encoded by the coding sequence ATGCTACGTATTGCCAAAGAAGCGCTGACCTTTGATGATGTACTATTGGTCCCAGCACACTCCACCGTTCTCCCAAACACTGCCGATCTTCGCACTCGTTTGACGAAAAACATCAACTTGAACATCCCTATGATCTCTGCATCTATGGATACCGTTACCGAGGCTCGTCTAGCGATTGCCCTGGCACAAGAGGGTGGCATCGGTTTTATTCATAAGAACATGTCTATCGAAGCGCAAGCTGAGATGGTACGTCAGGTTAAGATCTTCGAAGCGGGCATCGTTTCTGATCCAGTGACCGTTCGTCCTGAAATGTCTATCGAAGAAGTACTTAAGCTAACTGAAAAGCACGGCTTTGCAGGCTTCCCAGTTGTTACTGATGGCCAAGAGCTTGTAGGTATCATCACTGGTCGTGACATTCGTTTCGTAACTGACCTATCTAAGACAGTTCAAGAAGTAATGACCTCGAAGGAAAACCTAGCTGCGGTTAAAGAGGGCGCATCTCCTGAAGAAGTTCAAGAGAAGATGCACGAAGCGCGCGTTGAGAAGGTGCTTGTTGTAAACGACGACTTCCAACTACGCGGTATGATTACTGCAAAAGACTTCCACAAAGCAGAACGTAAACCAAACGCATGTAAAGATGAGCGCGGCCGTCTACGCGTTGGCGCTGCTGTTGGTGCTGGTGCTGGTAACGAAGAGCGCGTTGCTGCTCTAGTTGAAGCTGGCGTTGACGTACTTCTTATCGACTCTTCACACGGTCACTCTGAAGGCGTTCTAAACCGTATCCGCGAAACTCGTGCTGCTTACCCAGATCTTGAAATTATCGGTGGTAACGTAGCAACTGGCGCAGGTGCACGTGCTCTTATCGAAGCCGGCGTAAGCGCAGTTAAGGTTGGTATCGGCCCTGGTTCTATCTGTACCACTCGCATCGTAACTGGCGTTGGTGTTCCTCAGGTAACGGCTATCGCAGATGCAGCTGAGGTTGCAGCTGAGTTCGATATCCCAGTAATCGCTGATGGCGGTATCCGTTTCTCTGGTGACATCTGTAAAGCTATCGTTGCTGGCGCATCTTGTGTGATGGTTGGCTCTATGTTCGCAGGTACTGAAGAAGCGCCGGGTGAGGTTATCCTTTATCAAGGTCGTTCTTACAAAGCATACCGTGGCATGGGTTCTCTTGGCGCTATGTCTCAAGGCTCTTCTGACCGTTACTTCCAAACTGATAACGCAGCTGACAAGCTGGTTCCAGAAGGTATCGAAGGTCGTATCGCTTATAAAGGTCGCCTAAAAGAGATCGTTCACCAGCAAATGGGTGGCCTACGCTCAAGCATGGGTTTGACTGGTAGCGCAACTATCGAAGATATGCGCACCAAGGCTGAGTTTGTACGTATTTCTGGCGCGGGTCTTAATGAGTCTCACGTGCATGACGTACAGATTACCAAAGAAGCTCCAAACTACCGCCTAGGTTAA